The nucleotide window CTCTCGATGATCATGCCTTGCTgctcggctcggctcggctcggctcggctcggcACGAATGAGACAGGACGAGAACTCATTCATCCCATCAATATGGAATTAATTCGTCACCGACCTGCAAATCCAGTGGTCCACTTAACGTGTGTCGCACGGATGGACGCTTCTTCGTCTACAGCCCTAATGTGTGGATGGACTCACATCAGTCGTATTGCTCTAATTATCTGAAATTTAGATTTACAgagataaatacgaaaattactgGACTTCCTCTGCATTCAAAATTAGTATCTTATAATCGTCTTTTGCGTGTTTGACTGTTGCAGTCAGTAAGGTCAACATCGCAAACAAAAAGGTGCATGTTCTCGAGTCGATTTAAAGAGGACTGACTATCAGTGATTTCATCGATTATCGTCTAAGATTTTCTACTTCACACCGACGTTTTCCACATAGATTTGTCATCTTTATCTTGTTTCTTGTTTGATCGAACTAAGTATCGCATTTTAATACGTCTTGATATTTGGCGTTGATAAATTTCAATTAGTTTTCGCAAAGAGGGAAGAAGAATGAAGAGATTCATTAAAGATTTCGTTGATTGCTTAGGAAGGTATGATGAGAAATCTAAATACGTTCATATGTTATCAAAATCAAAGACGTCGGTGTTTCTTCCTTTTGTATGTTCTCTTGATATCAAAAGCTTCTTCCCTCCCTGCATAGAACGAGAGTTAGCCAAGGCGATGGATTGTGGCACGAGAGTTGACGCCATCGAGCTACATATCGAAGGTGAAATAATCGTGTGCAATCCGACCATACGTGAAAGAAAGAAGATTTCTTGGAAAATATTCTTAGATGAAGATTAAGATTGGCGGATGTATCCCTCGGGCATATCAATGTCATCTTCGAACTAGTTTCGCCATCGCCGAGTGTTTCTGAGCTCCAGAAAATTATTTCTCAAGGATGAGCTCGTGATATGCCATCGTATCACAAaggaaaaacacacacacacataaacacAAAAAGAGTGGGGGAAAGCGGTCTCGGTCTTCACCTAGAAACTTAAGAGTAAGTGGAGAAACAACTGGTCGCTGAGACGCCAAGAAGATAGTAGAAGGTTCAAATGCCAGCCAGCCGAGGAGCCAATCATTTCTTAGTAGCTGCACGCGACATTTGTCTTCTTGCAGGACGATCTGTTTCTGCATGCACCTCCCATTTCCATGTAGGCCCTCCCCGAGTTATGAAGGGGCCTGACGCAGTCCATCCTTGTGTTACTCCCCTTTGAGATGGGTACAGTGAGAGAGAGATAGGGATCGAGAAACGCAAACAAGGCGACCAGATTTCTGGTGGCTGTATCCAGCAACTGTTCATCATTATCCTGCCGCCACTCATCTAAGATTAAACTGCATGTAGGCGTTCCAATTATTTAAGGGGTTGAGCTGATCAGAGGTGAAGTGGTCGTTTGCTGATTCGAGGCTGCTTCTGTTTATGGCAATTGCCAGCAGCCATGAGAGGAGACGATGACGAGGATGGGCATGAGCACGATCTCGTGATGCCCGGATTCCGCTTCCACCCAACCGAGGAGGAACTGATCGAGTTCTATCTCCGCCGCAAGGTCGAGGGAAAGCGATTCAGTGTAGAGCTCATAACTTACCTCGATCTGTACCGCTACGACCCATGGGAGCTTCCAGgtacgtcttcttcttcttctccttcttcttctttcctcctaCGTACGGAATTCGCTACCGGTGGCATATTTCTGAGTACTGACGACGACACTCTTCCATCTGGAAAACATGGGGTTCTTACAGCACTAGCCACGATCGGAGACAAGGAATGGTTCTTTTACGTTCCTAGAGATCGAAAGTACAGAAACGGGGATCGACCCAACCGCGTCGCCACATCAGGCTACTGGAAGGCAACCGGTGCAGACCGAACGATCCGAACGGAGAACCACCGCTCCATCGGGTTGAAGAAGACCCTAGTCTTCTACTCGGGGAAAGCTCCAAAAGGCATCAGAACAAGCTGGACCATGAACGAGTATCGTTTGCCACACGGCGAGACAGACCCGTATATGAGGGTACGTTAATTTCGAGTGACTCGCTCTTCTATGTCACCAGATCTATCCTTGCTAATAGATATTGTTCTTTGACTGAGTGTCACATACCTGTTAACGATATCTATTATGATTTCTCATggactttctttcttcttcttgaacaTGCTAGAAGAATATGATTGATTCGAAATTACCAAGAGAAGTTGAGCTTTTATCTATCTCCCTCCCTACTAAGAGCTTTTCCGGTCCTTACACTCTTTCCTTCTTTTGTACTAAATGTTACCAACGATTGCAGCTTTCTTTATGTTTTTGGAAGACAAAAAGTTCgcttttgcttctttttagaGGTCTCTTCGAAGTTTATTCTTCACTTTAATTTGCTTCTGAAGAACAAAACCCTAAAGAACAAACTTAGGTTTTCAAAGCATATACATACCTCCAGCCCAATTCTTTCTATGTTCCTTCTCGCTCCTTTTCCTACTCgatcaacctctctctctctctctctctctctctctctctctctctctctatacgtGTGTATAAGGCTTCCTTAAGTAGAATGATACCTCGATCTTCTGCAAAGGAACTCAAGAAACGTGTGAAatagttatctttttttttcccccttatTCTCTCTCAtactttctttgttatttttgCTTTTGATGTggatcttctcttctcttcttgcaTGTCATCTGAATTGATTTCTATTTTAGAGAAAAAAGATACTGAGAATGACTTTCTCTACTCTCCTAACTCTACAAATTCTACTTCCACTATATTagaagagaaaaaagaggaagaagttaaACTTTATTGATGGTAACATCATAACCCTTATTTATAGGGTAAAAGACAATCTAATCAATCTCGTAAACTAACGGGATGTCAAATCCCTCTTATTTTGTAGGAATCAAGGAAAATGATAGTCGTCTCAAAGGTTATGAGATCCCTTTTATATGGTAACATTAACATGCTTGATAAACAGATACAGCTGAATAGGCATAGAAGCTTTTCAAAAAGAATGAAGAGACATGAGAAAGGCATTGATTGCCTCTTTGGTTGCCATATCTTCTGATCATAATTTGCTTCTCTCGAATTCCTTTTCTCTGGCAGACTGAAATCTCACTCTGCCGCGTGTATAAAAGAGCTGCAGTAGTAGACCGTCGCCAGCTTCCCGGAACACTCGCTTCCGAGCCATCACGCTCACGAGAGCCTAGAATGGAGAAAGAACACTTCTTTTGTTCATCGACACCGGTCATGGAGATGACACCACAAGCGCCGGGTGGAGCTCCAAGCAACAACTTATCCTCCCCTGTATTGTCGACACTATACAGCACGACCGACTCGATAGCTTCGTTGAGCTCAACTACATCAACGGAAGAACACAAGTCTCGGCTTCACCAATATTCCAAGAACAGTGTAAGCGTTCTGGTACCCGCAAACTCCCTTCTCACTTCCACACTTGACATCGAAGAGCTCAACAAGTTGGCAAGTTACGGCCGAAGCTTGATGAACCAACCGAGTCAGCATCTGccggtgatctcagctgagaatatatgGGAGGACTGGTGGAATCCTCTTCCGGAGGTTGGTAAGGATTATAGTGGTTTCGAGTGATCGTTCACACACACATGTAACATAATAGGAGTACAATAATATATTGTACGGGACCAAAGTTAACGTAGAATAAAGCTTGTAGTTCAATTATATATGTCGTCTCTACTGGCATATACGTACAGTTAATGTTTTGTGACTGAGACTGGTTTCTACTTAGATTCTCTGCGTTGTCACTTTGAGAGAAAGGTATAGAATGATGAGGATATACGTAGTTAAAACATCTTGAATTAGGttttatcttatcgattttttgacTTTTGAACTTGAGAAATAATGAGGCGATGATATGCAGAAGACTTGCAGAGGTAGTTGTTCTGAGAGGTGGACACACATAAAACCTGAGTACCGGTGCGGGGATGTGATTGCAGCCTTGTCTTCACTTGGAATCGTCAGTCACTCCAGAGATAAATTTACCAAAGCCATTGGATTTAAGAGAATCTTGTAATATAGAGTTATTTATGTTGTTCCATTGAGTACACATGGATCTCATTTACTAAAAATGTACATAAGAGTGTAAAGGGTTTTTAGGTTTGGACGTGAATTACCCTAAGAAGAAGAAAACATCTTATAAAACTGCAATGGCATCCCTATAAAATTCAAAAACTTATGTTAATTCACTATGCAGCGGAAAAGGAAAATAGAGAAGATCAAAGAGAACACTGATGAAAAACAATCAATGAGTGAGAATATCAAGAATACTGTAGTTGTATAAGTTTTAACAAGCAATCGTAAGGAAAGGGCCGTATATGAAGAtcttattaaaagaaaattatttatagGGAATGAAAACATCTTTCCAGCCTTTTACGATCGAACCacgatttcttttttcctttttgtttttgtcGACGTTTTCTTTCACCGGATGAGTGTTCCCGTGACGTTCTGTGGAGGCATTTGTCGTGTGGAGTGTACAAACCTTCGTCGGCTGGTCAAACAGAGGGAGGGAGGAAGGATAAGCCACCCATTTTGTGTGCAACTCGAGGAAAGATACGATGATGAGGGTAGTGAGGAGGAGGACACCTACGAAGGGCTCCGCTGGCCCGGTTCATGCACCATACTAATGTCATCGTCAGAGACTGGAGTGCTCTGTTTCTCGTTGGAGACCTATCTTTTCGGACAAGGAATCAGGAATCGCGAAGAGAGTTGGATGAGACCGTCACGCAGGGCATCGTAATCCTTTGAACTTCGATTAATAATGGACAAAATTAGTGTCTAAGTCGACCAACTTTTTTCTGTTTTTTAAAGCTTTTTCCATGGAACACAAAGTGATGCTTCTTGCGAGAGGCAGCTCTATCAGACATGCCTTTTTGTGGTCTTTTTAAGTTTTTAAAGCGCTAGCTTTTGCATATCTCTGTTAATGTTCATCTGATTCTGACACCTATGATTTGGATTTTTGTGCTTTTTTTATTAGAGATGGAGATTATTGTCTGATTTGATTTTTCAACCCTCACCTACTTTAATCTTTGTCCCATCTTGGAAAGATAGATTTATCTGATATATAAAATATGAATGAGCATGCTTCAAGATAGCAtgattgttttaaaaaaaaatgaatagaTGCTGGTCATGCATATCGGAACTGGATTCGATAATATCATATGTTACGTGAGCAGGTGCAACTCTCATAAGGATACTGATCCTATCCGActgtaacattttattgtatttgtACTGTACcgtacatgcatgcatgcatgcatgaatgaTGTAGCAGCTACTTCTTTGTGTTTAACAGATCGATATAGCAAGAAATAGTCATGCCGACATTAGAAAGGACTCTTTATCGTCTGAAATCTGGCCATATTTATCGCTTCCTCAGAACAATGTTGTTTCTGTACAAGTTGAGAATGGGCATACATACGCAGCAGCAAATCGAATGAGATCACACACGCACATCTATTCTATCATCTGATTTCTGCAACACTCGGGGGGGTGGCAGGTAGAGGAATTAATCTGTGCAGTAGCAAGCAACCTCAGCTCGGTTTTCCTTTGGTGTCATAGTCTCCTCTGGTTAGAGGTGTTAGTTACATTCATGCCATGGCCTCAGGATTGGTATGACCTGGTTTCAATATGGCTGTCCACATTGATTCCTTGGCAATGAGGCCGAGGGAACGAAGTCAGGTCAGGTCGGGGGTTGGTTCTCAGCTTCTACTACACCCTCATGGTCGACCTAAGATGAAGCTCGATCGGCTTTGTCTACGTCGTAATCCTACACAACAGGTCGATATCGAGAGGGGGATTCTTAACTCGATCCGCTTAAGTTAGTAAGTGGTCTAAGTGATAAAATAGATTTGATCCATTTTCTTAGGCTAGGGGATCGGTATTTATACCTGTGGCGATATCTTGATATGTACATAAGTTGTTAATGGTCATTGATGTTTCATCTGGTGCAGTTGTGCGAGCGATCGATCGATTTGTATGCTCCTGACGGCGTGGGTAGGCCCATTCGATCCCTCGTCGTGTGGTGCCAACCCGAATGGTTCTGGGCGGTGCAGAGTTGATCGCATGTCGTCTGCCGAATTGGCTACGGTTTCTCCAGCGTATCTCACGTTGACTCCTTGGTGGCTGTCGTTGATACATGGGCGGTACAAGAATATTCCTTATCATCTCGTTCACCCCGACAGCGTATCTCACAAGTCTCGCAGAGGGGTTCCGATGCGGagggcatctgtttaagccgtggccttggggccgacgcggctcggttcgggggtccgtatgtcggggatctcgggcgacgtTCCTCGGGTTAGTCGGGGTGGCCGGTTGCGGTAGTTTGGATGGAATGTGGCGTCGGGGAGGTgcgacctcgccttcgttcctgcacgcaggtcgggtcggaagctcggcccgacccctccgacgatcaagtcagatgatgtggaagggagttttAGACGAAGAAGTAGAAGTTCCAGTTGTGTAGAAGTGTTTTTCAAGTGTATTGTGCTTGTCTTCCCCCCccttgttcgtttagaactctgtggtatttatagatgagtttgatgttacctgatgtgcctgcctgcaagggcaggatcgtacctctgatggcgtctgacactaCCGCTGGAGTAGCTTAGAGAACcaaactgccgcagggtatgggtgaGCCTCGGTCGACGTCTTTCTCTGCTTCGACTGAACGCGCGGGGTCAGACAGTGGAGTCGTTGACCGGGAGCGGGTGACATCGGCGCATGTCAAATCGACGTTAATGCCCGCTTCCTTGGGCAGTGAGTCGTCCAAGTATGGCTGATGTCGTGGCGTATTGCGTCAAAtctatttttacccttatcaggtTCCAAGTACATTACGCGGTGCTTTTATTGGTTGGGATATCTCAAGGCACCCCTTACCGTTGATCAAGCAGTTACTCTCTAGGCAAGCCATGCTCTCTTTGCGCATATGCTTCGGTCTTTTCGACCTAAATCGCTTAGTCTTGCTTGCTCCTTTTTTCGTTCTGCACATAAAATACATTGTAATTAGCTTCCACTTCATCGAAGACCAAGTTATCATatgccaaatatatatatatatatatatatatatatattaccaacTAACCGACTCTATAACAAAATCACTTGCTCACAAGGTGTTCCACTTACATCATTTTAAGATTAGACGAAAGCTATTATCCTCTATTATGGAAGCATAATAGAGGATAATGATttgataaataattattattaaaaataaggaTCAAGGTAGAAGTAAATATGATTGATTTTATTACATTCCTAAAATCCTCAATCAATCATAATTTGAGGATCAACCAATATGATtcatatgtatgatgggagggcaATTAAATCCCTCCtcaaacatatataaatacaccATATGAATGAAATAATTATTTTCACAATGAATTCTTCAAAATAAATGCAtagaatttaatttttatataataaatatatataacatataggATGAGATTTATTTATAAAGGAGACATTTATTAACGTGAAAAGATATGTTTATtcatatgaaaatatatctattcgaaaaaaaaaattaaaaaaataatgtattatttttaataatataataacagTATCGTTATTGTTGGTTCCACAAAAGACCTGCACAAGTGATTATCATATATATACGGAGGATTTGAATATATGTTTCTGCTTCTCAAGGATTTGATTGATGCAGATATTTGAGTATGAATCGCGATAGACATCCATATAATTGATGTTGATGTAACTTTTTGTACATTCTGTTCTTTTAAGGCTATGTGCACGATTTTTCCTGACCATTCTGATCCGGAAAATATAAGAAGCTAGTCATGGACATCCTTGGGGTAAGCATCAAGTCTTCTCGTCCAAGGAAAAGTCATGGCGGGTTTAGGATGACCTCACTGCTTGGTCTTCTTCCCCGGAACACATAGGAGAATGGACACTGCATGCCGGTTGTTTATGTTCGAGCAAAGGGAGCAAACTTCATATTGAACTCCCAACTATTACCACCACACaatatatatagtatatgtaACGTACATTGTATTACATAGAACAGCAACAAAAGGAAAGACAAACTACGGCCAGATCATGCATGCCACCGTACGTATCTATACCAGTCAGTCCACATATAATTTGAGCACACATTTATTTTTAAGTAGTATTCATCTGATTCCTGCAAGACTCAGATTGTGGCGGGCAGAGGAATTCGTGTTGTAGCCATCAACTTCAGCTCAGTTTTCCTTGATGCGACTAGTCCTCTGGTCTCACGCATGTCGAGTTCCTCTGGTTTCATCCCATCGGGCAGCTTCCAGTCGAAGTGTAAGAGGAGACTAGCCAAGGCGAGTTCCACAACGGCGAGGCCGAACCCGATCCCCGGGCATATCCTTCGGCCAGCTCCGAACGGCAAGTACTCGAGATCCAATCCATTGAAACCTATGGAACTGCCTTGGAACCTCTCCGGCTTGAAGGTCTCGGCGTCGTCCCAGTGCCGTGGATCTCTACCGATTGCCCATGCATTGACGAACACACAAGTGCCGGCTTCTATCTCGTAACCCATGACTTCGCACGTCTCCCTGCATCGTCTTTGCAACAAGGGGGCCGGTGGGTGAAGCCTCATCGTCtcctttattattaacttcatgTACTTCAGCTCGGATGTGTCACTGTCTTCGACTCTGTTCTTTCCTTTCATGGCTTCCCTCACTTCCTCTTGCGCTCTCTCCATGATCGAGGGGTTCCTTATAAGCTCCGACATGGCCCATTCAACGACAGTCGATGAGGTCTCTGTGCCTGCAATGAACATGTCCTACATATATGAAGGACGAGAAGACTGTCATGCAGGAGATGTTTCCTTACGCGGACTTATCACGTCAATGTTTAATTCGAGCTCACCAAGATCACGGCCTTTACGTTGTCCGTCGTCATGGGAATTTCCAGTTTGGGATCGTCTTTGAGCCTCAGCAGCACGTCGACCAAGTCCACCTCGTCGACACGCTCACTGTTGCTCGTGGCGGCCTTAACCTCGTGCTCTTTGATTACCTCGCCCAGGATGTCATCCATTTGTCGGCGTACGCGCTGCATCTTCGACATGGAACCCGTGAGGATGTCGAGAAAGTTGAGCGACGGAAACGTGTCGGCCAAGCACAAGCCACCGAGCAGGTCGAACGTCTCCTTGATGATCGTGACGAACCTCTCTCGGCGATCCCATCGTTTGCCAAACGCCGCTCGGCAGACGATGGCGTTGGCGAGACCGAACAGCTTCTCGCTCAGGTCGATGTGTTCTGTTTCTGATCTCGAGATGTCTCTCATCAGGTCGAGGGTCTCCTCCGTCCTGATGGAGGAAAAGGATCGGATGCGCTTGGTGCCGAGCAGCTCCATGAAGCAGATCCGGCGCAGCTGCTTCCAGTAGGGGCCGTAGGGCGTCCAGCCTATGTCGGTGGCGCCATAGACAATGACCTGCGCTGCAACCAACTGTGGTCGGGAAGCGAAGGTGATGTCTTGTTTCTTCAAGATCTCCTCGGCGGCTTCACGTGAGGAGGCAACCGCATAGTCTACCTGGCCGATTCTGACGAGCATGAGAGGGCCGTGCTTGCGGGTCAGCTCGCGGAGCGCTCGGAAAGGGAGCTGCCCGACCATGTGGTGCATGCTGCCGATGAACGGCAGATTCCATGGGCCGGGCAGAGGTTTTGGATTTCGGCCTTTGTACTTGGTGAATCCTTTCTTCATCCAGTCGAGCAGGAAGAGGAGGCAGCAGATGAAGACGAAGATGGAAGCGAGCTGAAGCTGCTGTTCCATCGAGTACTCAACTCTGTGTGTCCGCGTGACCAAGTTTGGCCATTGCTTTCCATTTTTATGTCGTGTTCTTCCATGCTCTGTCAGACTCGTAGTCTCTCCAGAAATTTCTTGCTCTGCCAGGCTGACGATATCTGTCTGTCTGTATACGTGAATAGTTTGCTGCTCGCTCGACTCCAAAACTTTTAGCTAAGAATCGTTGGGGAGAATTAATCGATTCGATATCGTCTGTGGATAAACAAAAGAGAAATAGGGAAATCCAAACACCAATATACACATATAAAACAAGAGCTGAAGTAATAAAGGaaagaaatatatattaatttatttcaaaagaaaatgaaaacCCCTATAGTTCGTTCATCGGTCGTTGATAAGAACATTTGCCTCTATTTATTTTGCTATACCTCTGAAGAGTCCAAAATAGTTTGGCACTACAAATGTAATTAACTAAAGATGCCTCATCATCCTTCACGAAACCATAGTGTAGGACTTAATTTCACGATTTCTTACTTAATCTAGTACTCGATTTTAATCAGATTTATACGggaaatcatatcataaatttCAATAAAACGCAAATTTGACCTTATCTTCACACAGCATTCGCTGAACGTGGCACGCTGGTTTCGTCGTCTTCTCGGCTTTTGGACCTGTGATGGTCAAGAGTAATGGGGATGGAGCATCTGACAAGTTCGGATAACCCCAAAAGCGATCTCTTATCTCTGGCCTTCCGATCAAGTCTTGGGTAATTGCTGCTGCTTCTCGTCCGGATTCCAGGAAGCTCATAAATTAAGTCTCTCGCTCAACATTGGGAAAGCATCGAACACGACGCGGACAGTGATTGCTTAGCGTTTTGGCTGCGTTGGATGTGCACTTTCGAACGCTCACTCACGTACAGCGTTAGTACTCACCGTTTCCATGGGCAGGGGAGATCGTCGTCTCGCGTTTACCAATGCCTCCTCACCATTTTGCATCGTGATGCCTAATCGATCAAATAGTCGTTTTCCTTCTTCCAGAAAAACACACTGTTAGAAATTTGATTGatcaaataattcaataatagtAAGGTTAACTACTTCGATTTccaaagaaatggaagaagaagGCCGCGTCAATTTGTGGAAGCCTCCACGGGAGACAACATCAGATAATGTTCCATGGGATTTGAAGGGCTCGTATGTGACAACTTTAATTATATGAAGATGTTATGCATACATACGTTCTTAACAACTCACAAACTTAAACCATTACCAAGTAAATATTATACATACATCACCGAGTTTCCATTAAACGGATCAGCAGCAAACCCAAAGAAACATATGAATACCAGCACACGTACTTTTCACGCACTAATCATCTGATTCCTGCCAACTTTCAGATAGTAGCGGGGACAGGAATTCTTGAAGTAGCAAGCAACTTTAGCTCGGTTTGCCTTGGTACAAGGAGTGCCATCTTCTCACGCATGTCGAGCTCCTCGGGTTTCATTCCATTGGGCATCTTCCAGTCGAAGTGGAAGAGGAGATTAGCCAGGACGAGCTCCACCACGGTCAGCCCGTGCTCGATCGCCGGGCAGATCCTTCGGCCAGCTCCGAACGGCAAGTACTCGAAGTCGAATCCCTTGAAATCTATGGAACTCCCCTCGAACCTCTCCGGCTTGAAGCTCTCGGCGTCGTCCCAGTACTGCGGATCCCTGCAGATCGCCCATGCATTGACGAAGACGCGAGTGCCGGCTTCTATCTTGTAGCCCATCACTTCGCAGGTCTCCCTGCATAATCTTGGTAACAGCGGGAGTGATGGGTGAAGCCTTAGCGTCTCTTTGATAATTAGCTTCATGTAGTTTAGCTTATCCATGTCACTCTCTtcgaccctgttctttcctttcaGAGCTTCCCTCACTTCCTTGTGCGCTCTCTCCATGATCCAGGGGTGCCTGATCAGCTCCGACATGGCCCATTCAACGACGGTCGATGAGGTCTCGGTGCCCGCCACGAACATGTCCTGCGCGCGCCAAGGACGACGAGATCGTTACACAATAATACTTGATTAGCATTAGTATGACAGGAGTTGATCCGGCCTCACCAGTATCGCAGCCTTTATATTGTCCATCGTCAAGGGAATTTCCAGCTGCGGATCGTCCTTAAGCCTCAGCAGCACGTCGACCAAGTCCTCCATTCGCCCACCATCGTCGTCCGTGACGGCATCATCCTGGTGCTCCTTGAGAATCTCGTCTAGGACCTCATCAATCTGATGGTGAAGCCGGtgcatgtgtgacatgacaccGGTGAGGACGTCAAGGAACTTGAGCGACGGAAACGTGTCGGCCAAGCAGAAACCTCCTAGGACATGGAACGTATCCTTGACGATCGAGACGAAACACTCTCGATGCTCACGGTGTTTACCGAACGCCGCTCGGCAGGTGATGGCGTTGGCAAGACGGAACAGCTTGTCGCTGAGGTTGACGGGTGCTGTTCCCGACTTGGAGATGTCTCTCATCAGCCCATGGGTCAGTTCCGTCCTGATGGAGGAGAAGAATCGGGTGCGCTTGCCGCCGAGCAGCTCCGTGAAGCAGAGCCGGCGCATTTGTTTCCAGTAAGGGCCGAAGGGGGACCAGCCGATGTCGGAGGCGCCATAGAGAACGATCTGCGTTGCGGCGAGCGCGGGACGGGAAGCGAAGTTGTCACCATGTTTCTGTAAGATCTCCTCGGCGGCTTCGCGTGAGGAGGCGACCGCAACGTCCACCTGGCCGATCCTGACGAGCATGAGGGGGCCGTGCTTGCAAGCGAGGTGGCGGAGTGCGCGGAAGGGCAACTGCCCGATCAGGTGGTGCATGCCTCCGATGAGAGGTAGATTCCAAGGGCCGGGTGGAAGTCTGGCGTTTGGGCCTTTGAACTTGGCGACACATTTCTTCGTcaagacgaggaagaagaggagggagcagAGGAAGATGGGCATGGAAGGGAGTTGAAGCAGATCCATGAAGTGGATGCGAAGGTGAAGACACCTACGTCAAAAGCAATTTTTGGGCATCTTATAATGGTTGGTGTtagtgtaagtaacttttttagccgtggcctcggggccgtcgcggcttggtttgggtccggaaggcggtgatctccttgggggcgctcctcgaggtctcccggcggtcgagctcggtggttcgggtcgggaggtcggttcggcagctCGGGTCACCCggtcgggtcggcggctcggTTCGGGAGGCAGCTCGGGTCACCGggtcgggtcggcggctcggttcgtcccggtcgggaagaagctccgccgcagcttcgggaagaggcaacACCGTCTTGCACCTGCACacgggtcgggccgggagctcggcccgacccctccgacgatcaagttagagaaggaTGTGggggggattgtggatgaggcagaagaagagcctctcagTCTTGTGTTTGAGTCAGTTTCCCTCCCCCCTTTGCTTAGGACTTCGGGgtgtttatagaggaggtttgatgttaccgctggggttgtgtgggaggccgagctgctgcagggtacggagagcctcgggcagtgtgttgctCAGGGGGTTGCATGGGAGatcgggggatcgcagggtatgggcgagcttcaaccattacctgcttctgtcccgttcggctgtgctgggtctgccattttttgccatatcatatgcccccccgaaaggagctatgcgtcggttcttgcatgcagggggtccgatgcatggctttttacttcaggtgggctggtcatgcatatccgaggcgtatgacgtaggcgggctagccgcgtggacgtgtctcgtgcaacatggggccgaaGTGTGTaactcagtcaggaagccgagcagggttagactcggggccgatggagcc belongs to Musa acuminata AAA Group cultivar baxijiao chromosome BXJ1-11, Cavendish_Baxijiao_AAA, whole genome shotgun sequence and includes:
- the LOC103972690 gene encoding premnaspirodiene oxygenase-like, yielding MEQQLQLASIFVFICCLLFLLDWMKKGFTKYKGRNPKPLPGPWNLPFIGSMHHMVGQLPFRALRELTRKHGPLMLVRIGQVDYAVASSREAAEEILKKQDITFASRPQLVAAQVIVYGATDIGWTPYGPYWKQLRRICFMELLGTKRIRSFSSIRTEETLDLMRDISRSETEHIDLSEKLFGLANAIVCRAAFGKRWDRRERFVTIIKETFDLLGGLCLADTFPSLNFLDILTGSMSKMQRVRRQMDDILGEVIKEHEVKAATSNSERVDEVDLVDVLLRLKDDPKLEIPMTTDNVKAVILDMFIAGTETSSTVVEWAMSELIRNPSIMERAQEEVREAMKGKNRVEDSDTSELKYMKLIIKETMRLHPPAPLLQRRCRETCEVMGYEIEAGTCVFVNAWAIGRDPRHWDDAETFKPERFQGSSIGFNGLDLEYLPFGAGRRICPGIGFGLAVVELALASLLLHFDWKLPDGMKPEELDMRETRGLVASRKTELKLMATTRIPLPATI
- the LOC103972689 gene encoding NAC domain-containing protein 35; the protein is MRGDDDEDGHEHDLVMPGFRFHPTEEELIEFYLRRKVEGKRFSVELITYLDLYRYDPWELPALATIGDKEWFFYVPRDRKYRNGDRPNRVATSGYWKATGADRTIRTENHRSIGLKKTLVFYSGKAPKGIRTSWTMNEYRLPHGETDPYMRTEISLCRVYKRAAVVDRRQLPGTLASEPSRSREPRMEKEHFFCSSTPVMEMTPQAPGGAPSNNLSSPVLSTLYSTTDSIASLSSTTSTEEHKSRLHQYSKNSVSVLVPANSLLTSTLDIEELNKLASYGRSLMNQPSQHLPVISAENIWEDWWNPLPEVGKDYSGFE
- the LOC135597819 gene encoding premnaspirodiene oxygenase-like, which produces MDLLQLPSMPIFLCSLLFFLVLTKKCVAKFKGPNARLPPGPWNLPLIGGMHHLIGQLPFRALRHLACKHGPLMLVRIGQVDVAVASSREAAEEILQKHGDNFASRPALAATQIVLYGASDIGWSPFGPYWKQMRRLCFTELLGGKRTRFFSSIRTELTHGLMRDISKSGTAPVNLSDKLFRLANAITCRAAFGKHREHRECFVSIVKDTFHVLGGFCLADTFPSLKFLDVLTGVMSHMHRLHHQIDEVLDEILKEHQDDAVTDDDGGRMEDLVDVLLRLKDDPQLEIPLTMDNIKAAILDMFVAGTETSSTVVEWAMSELIRHPWIMERAHKEVREALKGKNRVEESDMDKLNYMKLIIKETLRLHPSLPLLPRLCRETCEVMGYKIEAGTRVFVNAWAICRDPQYWDDAESFKPERFEGSSIDFKGFDFEYLPFGAGRRICPAIEHGLTVVELVLANLLFHFDWKMPNGMKPEELDMREKMALLVPRQTELKLLATSRIPVPATI